The Toxorhynchites rutilus septentrionalis strain SRP chromosome 3, ASM2978413v1, whole genome shotgun sequence genome includes a region encoding these proteins:
- the LOC129773066 gene encoding NF-kappa-B inhibitor cactus-like, giving the protein MHPQKEESYTESGDSGFHTEPSLSAEIVASNTTETSGGTREKHSKQTSDSGVDLCSNGSLREKDTDELCKSLGQLRMGTELAKNISTWENYFFQNDDGDTYLHWSVSHGASDVVREMIKVAPRYCLDIQNDFCQTALHLSVLTDQPKVVRLLVAAGANLEIRDVLGNTPLHLACLRGKTTCAKELLASKVSFNFELWNYSGKRCIHVATEKSNIEILRCLVSAGADINSREGSAGLTPLHIATEMENEQVIDFLLNECPKLWLEQVTYAGFTAYQLAAIMRNEAILKKLCKKGADKLPSPVDSDDERWECEPQDLIRMEREED; this is encoded by the exons atgcatCCACAAAAGGAAGAATCCTACACCGAAAGCGGCGACTCCGGCTTCCATACAGAACCGTCACTAAGCGCCGAAATCGTCGCTTCGAACACAACGGAGACCTCGGGAGGAACCCGGGAGAAACATTCAAAACAGACTTCCGATTCAGGCGTTGACCTCTGTTCAAATGGGTCTCTCCGTGAAAAGGATACAGACGAGCTGTGCAAAAGCTTGGGACAGCTCAGAATGGGAACGGAACTAGCCAAGAATATTTCAACCTGGGAGAACTACTTCTTCCAAAACGACGATGGCGATACCTATCTTCACTGGTCGGTGAGCCACGGAGCTAGCGATGTGGTTCGGGAAATGATAAAGGTGGCACCTCGTTACTGCCTGGACATTCAGAATGACTTTTGCCAGACAGCACTGCACCTTTCGGTTCTTACAGACCAACCCAAGGTTGTACGGCTGCTTGTCGCAGCCGGCGCGAATCTAGAAATTCGGGATGTGCTAGGAAACACTCCGTTGCACTTGGCGTGTCTACGGGGTAAAACCACTTGCGCTAAGGAACTGCTGGCTAGCAAAGTTTCTTTCAATTTTGAGCTGTGGAACTATAGCGGAAAACGATGCATTCACGTAGCGACCGAGAAATCCAACATAGAGATACTTCGCTGCTTAGTTAGCGCGGGAGCTGATATCAATTCAAGG GAAGGTTCCGCTGGATTGACACCATTGCACATTGCAACTGAAATGGAAAACGAGCAAGTTATCGACTTCTTGCTGAACGAGTGCCCCAAGCTTTGGCTGGAACAGGTGACGTACGCAGGATTCACTGCCTATCAGCTGGCGGCTATCATGCGAAATGAAGCTATACTTAAGAAACTGTGTAAAAAAGGCGCAGATAAGCTCCCTTCGCCGGTGGACAGCGatgatgaaaggtgggaatgcgAGCCGCAAGATCTAATAAGAATGGAGAGGGAAGAAGattaa
- the LOC129773065 gene encoding uncharacterized protein LOC129773065 → MVMELAKKRKATMLDKSGMLVVIEVWKDNILSLRSTSKNSHIYKQMCEELKGHGVILTAVELKNRINNLSRKYSTRDLMDEVIGSDDDYCDAEYLDEAYNPENDTFAQSMFMSPSAPTSSVSSPSPTLPSSSRRHSDPKKRKQNVQEKLLELAINKKENMVTFMEHSKTTDLQIIELMKENNALMSKLVDKI, encoded by the exons ATGGTAATGGAGCTAGCAAAGAAAAGGAAGGCTACGATGCTCGACAAATCGGGGATGCTGGTCGTCATTGAAGTGTGGAAGGACAATATTCTGTCCCTTCGGAGCACTTCCAAGAACTCCCACATCTACAAGCAAATGTGTGAGGAGCTGAAAGGCCACGGCGTTATACTTACGGCGGTCGAATTGAAAAACCGGATCAATAATCTCTCTCGGAAGTACAG CACTCGCGATTTGATGGATGAGGTGATTGGTTCCG ATGATGACTACTGCGATGCTGAGTATTTAGATGAAGCGTACAACCCGGAGAACGACACATTCGCTCAATCTATGTTTATGTCACCTTCTGCGCCGACATCATCAGTATCATCGCCATCACCAACACTGCCATCATCAAGCCGCAGGCATTCCGATCCTAAAAAGAGAAAACAAAATGTGCaggaaaaattgttggaattgGCTATAAATAAAAAGGAAAATATGGTTACTTTTATGGAGCATTCCAAGACTACAGATCTTCAAATAATCGAGCTCATGAAAGAAAATAACGCGTTGATGAGCAAGCTGGTCGATAAAATTTGa